In Bacillus sp. DX3.1, the following proteins share a genomic window:
- a CDS encoding metalloregulator ArsR/SmtB family transcription factor, which produces MAENKVETCQEACSQTIIHEETIDQVKQTIPADESLSKVAELFKVLGDRTRTRILHALFEAEMCVCDLAYLLGMTQSSISHQLRVLKQAKLVKNRKEGKVVYYSLADHHVIRIFEQAFEHVNEEE; this is translated from the coding sequence ATGGCTGAAAATAAAGTAGAAACATGTCAGGAAGCATGTTCTCAAACAATTATTCATGAAGAAACTATTGATCAAGTAAAACAAACGATTCCAGCTGATGAAAGCTTAAGCAAAGTGGCAGAGTTATTTAAAGTACTAGGTGACCGCACGCGTACACGTATTTTACATGCATTATTTGAGGCGGAAATGTGCGTATGTGATTTAGCTTATTTACTCGGAATGACACAATCATCTATTTCACATCAATTGCGCGTACTAAAGCAAGCGAAGCTTGTGAAAAACCGTAAAGAGGGAAAAGTTGTCTATTATTCATTAGCTGACCATCACGTAATCCGTATCTTTGAGCAAGCATTTGAACACGTAAATGAGGAAGAGTAA